One region of Rhodohalobacter sp. SW132 genomic DNA includes:
- a CDS encoding glycosyltransferase family 4 protein: MNILFSVPRIHTNYTAMIKGLISNGHKVSFITMNSEKLNNPYNLEVNTHYFAPRSRPYFPSGHTKLFHFESFRALKSVIEMEAPDLIIVRDLMMLNIQIGLIAKFLKIPVLFYDQADPVVHESLKRRVWYAIVRLFISKYRMTTAKRITSDTDIPGNIFFIPFSVPYTKIKQTYKTHIDSSNPLKIIVVSKLGQKRKNLLFLLEALLPLFKQDKIRLSLYGMLRSTQTSKQNFTRLQNYIKTHNLISKIDLHPNEKYETVLNAYADHDLFVLPSFNELASISPFEAMSSGLPVIVTNQNGTNYIIEENVNGFIFDPDDKSELFLKINYFIDSPDKLCQFGLAALNTINDHYRPKHFSKNLEKIIYQNL; the protein is encoded by the coding sequence ATGAACATTCTCTTTTCTGTCCCAAGAATTCATACTAACTACACGGCAATGATAAAAGGGCTGATCAGTAATGGCCACAAAGTTTCTTTCATTACCATGAATAGTGAAAAATTGAATAACCCATACAATCTGGAAGTCAACACTCACTATTTTGCACCTCGCAGCCGGCCTTATTTCCCTTCCGGTCACACCAAGTTATTTCATTTCGAATCTTTTCGTGCTCTGAAGTCCGTTATAGAAATGGAGGCACCGGATTTAATTATAGTCAGAGATCTTATGATGTTAAATATACAAATTGGCCTGATTGCAAAATTTTTAAAGATCCCTGTTCTCTTTTATGATCAAGCTGATCCTGTAGTACATGAAAGTTTAAAGCGCCGGGTTTGGTATGCCATCGTCCGTCTGTTTATCTCAAAATACAGGATGACAACTGCCAAAAGAATAACTTCTGATACTGATATTCCAGGAAATATATTTTTTATACCCTTCTCGGTTCCATATACCAAAATCAAGCAAACATACAAAACGCACATTGACTCTTCCAACCCCCTCAAAATTATTGTTGTCTCAAAGCTGGGTCAGAAGCGAAAAAATTTACTATTCCTGCTTGAGGCACTGTTGCCACTTTTCAAACAGGATAAAATTAGGCTTTCATTATATGGAATGCTAAGAAGTACACAAACCAGCAAACAAAATTTCACTCGATTACAAAATTATATTAAAACACACAATTTAATATCTAAAATTGACCTGCACCCTAATGAGAAATATGAAACAGTATTGAATGCGTACGCGGATCATGATTTATTCGTACTTCCAAGTTTTAATGAACTCGCTTCCATATCTCCATTTGAAGCAATGTCTTCGGGTCTGCCAGTCATTGTAACCAATCAGAATGGAACCAATTACATTATTGAGGAAAACGTAAACGGCTTTATTTTTGATCCAGACGATAAAAGTGAGCTATTTCTAAAGATTAACTACTTCATAGACTCTCCGGATAAATTGTGCCAATTTGGTTTAGCTGCACTCAACACTATTAATGATCACTATCGACCAAAACACTTTTCGAAAAATCTGGAAAAAATTATCTATCAAAATTTATAA